Proteins encoded together in one Telopea speciosissima isolate NSW1024214 ecotype Mountain lineage chromosome 6, Tspe_v1, whole genome shotgun sequence window:
- the LOC122664818 gene encoding peptide methionine sulfoxide reductase A1-like — MLTGISTSSATLPSILLVSSSRISPLTSSLFLPRKIPIKHSTFPSNSRHPHMFTTPMSWLGKLGLGFGNRASDVAMDSSSASIAQGPDDDIPASGQQFAQFGAGCFWGVELAFQRVPGVKKTEVGYSQGHLHNPTYNDICTGTTNHSEIVRVHYDPKECGYESLLDVFWDRHDPTTLNRQGNDVGTQYRSGIYCYTPEQEKAASESIEKQQKLLNRKIVTEVLPAKKFYRAEEYHQQYLEKGGRFGFKQSAGKGCNDPIRCYG; from the exons ATGCTTACAGGGATATCTACTTCGTCTGCTACCCTTCCATCTATCTTACTCGTATCTTCTTCTCGGATCTCTCCTCTCACTTCCTCCCTCTTCCTTCCACGCAAAATCCCAATTAAGCACTCAACGTTTCCTTCTAATTCCAGACATCCCCACATGTTTACAACTCCCATGAGTTGGTTGGGGAAGCTCggattagggtttggaaatCGAGCTTCAGATGTCGCCATGGATTCGTCATCTGCATCGATAGCTCAAGGTCCAGATGACGATATTCCTGCTTCAGGGCAGCAGTTCGCGCAATTCGGTGCAGGATGCTTTTGGGGTGTCGAGTTAGCCTTCCAGAGAGTTCCTGGAGTTAAGAAGACAGAAGTTGGGTACAGTCAAGGCCATCTGCATAATCCGACGTACAACGATATCTGCACGGGCACGACGAACCATTCTGAGATTGTTAGGGTTCATTATGATCCCAAGGAGTGCGGTTACGAGAGTCTACTTGATGTGTTCTGGGATCGCCATGATCCAACCACGCTCAATCGTCAG GGTAATGATGTGGGGACACAATACAGATCAGGAATTTACTGCTACACGCCTGAGCAGGAGAAAGCAGCATCCGAGTCCATCGAAAAGCAGCAGAAGCTTTTGAACAGGAAAATTGTTACTGAGGTTCTTCCAGCGAAAAAGTTTTACAGAGCAGAGGAATACCACCAACAGTATCTTGAAAAAGGTGGCCGATTTGGGTTCAAGCAGTCTGCTGGGAAAGGCTGCAATGACCCAATCAGATGCTATGGCTAA